Genomic window (Daucus carota subsp. sativus chromosome 5, DH1 v3.0, whole genome shotgun sequence):
AAAGCATCTTGTGCTTGTTCACTCCAAGCAAAACAGCCTTTCTTCAGCTGGTCAGTCAGTGCCTTGCTGATAACTGCATAGTTTCTTATAAATTTTCTGTAGTAGCCAGTGATACCAAGGAAACTTCTCAATTCTTTGACAGAAGCAGGAACTGGCCAGTTGACAATAGACTTTATCTTCCTGGCATCAGTCTCAACTCCATAACCAGAAATGAAATGGCCTAAATATTCTACTTTATCCATGACAAAGCAACATTTGCTGTCCTTGGCAAACAAAGAATGATGTCTCATCAGCTCAAATACTTGTTGTAGGTGACACCAGTGATCTTCCAGAGATTTGCTGTAGATGAGAATATCATCAAAGAACACAAGTACACTTTTCCTGAGAAATTGTTTGAAAATAGCATTCATCCACCCCTGAAATGATGCTGGAGCATTTGTAAGCCCAAAAGGCATTACAAGAAACTCATAATGACCACTGTGGGTTTTAAATGCTGTTTTGAATACATCTTCAGTGTGCATTCTTAGTTGATGATAGCCAGCTCTGAGATCTATTTTGCTGAATACTCTGGATCCTGAAAGCTCATCAATCAACTCATCTACTACAGGTATAGGAAATTTGTCCTTTACTGTTCTTTTGTTCAGCTCTCTGTAGTCCACACACAACCTCCAACTCCCATCTTATTTTCCAACTAATACCACAGGAGAGGCAAAAGGAGATGCACTCTGCTGAATTATGCCCTTCTGCAACATTTCCTCAATAATATTTTCTATGATGTCTCTTTGTTTTAGAGGATACCTGTAAGGCCTGATACTGACAGGATTAGAACCTACCCCTAAAGGTATTCTATGATCAAATAATCCTCTTACTGGAGGCAACTGATCTGGTTCTTTGAATATATCATGGTACTGTTCCTTCAGCTCTCTTAATTTGGTATGAATGTCTGCATTTGTATTGTCAGGTATGGAAGTTTCTTGAGATTTTTCCAGCTGACACAATTCATTGCTTGATACACCAACTTGTCTTAACTGTAACAAACACAGTTGAGTACTATTCTGCAACAGTTTGAGAGAAGGTTGACCTTTTAGCACCTTTAATTTTTGAGAAGCTATACCCTTAAGCTTCACCTTCTGTCCCTCAATTACAAACTCCATAATCAATTTTTTGAAGTCCCAATTAATATTCCCTAAAGTGCTAAGCCATTGAATTCCCAATACCATATCACAACTACCCAACTCAATCAACATTGCTTCTGCATTGAAAAATTTTCCTCCTAACTTCCAACCAAAATTTTTTACAACATGTTGACAAGCTATATGATTTCCATCTGCTACTGTGATAGCCTGCAGACCAATACTTTCCTTCCTACAACCTAGTTGCTGTGCTGTTTTTATATCCAAGAAATTGTGAGTACTTCCAGAGTCAATCAATATATGAATAGGTTTCCCTTGCACCCAACCTTGAACTCTCATAGTATTAAAAGTGTTGCTCCCCATTAAAGCATTAACAGAAATGCAAGGCTCATCAGAAAACTCCTCTTGCACCATTCCTTCTACTTCTTCTTCTGTAATAACTGTTGTAGTATCACAAGGAATTTCCACAGTGAATAACTGAGCTTCTTTAAATTGACATTTATGTCCCCTTTCATATTTCTTATCACAGTAGTAACACAATCCTTTAGCCATTTTCTCAGCCCTAACCTCAGCAGGAATGAACTTAAATGGTTTTGGATTTTCCTTAGTAAATCCTTGTGATATTGGCTTAATCTGAGGTGTTGGGAGAATAGGTGTTTTAGTAACAAGAGAAAGTTGATTTGGAAACAGTAGGGGACATAGGAAGTTTTGCTGTTTTGTGAGTATTACTCAAGGATTCTTCCTGTAGTCTGGCATATAAAATTGCATCAGCCACTGACACAGGCTTAAAGGCTCTCACAAACGGTTTAACAGCAGGTTTCAAACCTCCAATAAAACTCTCAAGCACATATGTCTCAGGTAAAGTATGATTACTCTGTAACAGTAGTGAACGCAAATTTTCAAAGTCATCAATATACTCTTCTAAAGTAGTATACTGCTGAAGCTTATTGAATTGCTCTACTATATCATGACTAATATCATCCTTGAATCTGGCACTCAAATCAATTACAAACTCTCCCCAATCAACTTGTTTACGAGTAGTTAAGTAGTTAGAAATCCAAACTTCAGCCTTATCAAACATATACAAACTGGCAAGATCTACTCGTtgatcttcaggaatcttacaGAGTGAAAAGTATTTAGCACATTTTTTCACCCAGTTTTTAGGTCCAGTTCCATCAAATCTAGGAAATTCAACCTTAGGTGTGAAACTTAGGGTTTTGACATTACCTCCAGGAGGTGTCACCAGAGATTCACTCCTATTTGCGTTGCTGCCAGTTCCAACCTCTTTAAGATTTCGCATCATCTGCAAAATCTCCTCCAATTTTCCATCAAATCGAGATTCGTTTGCAGAAATTCGATGATCGATCGAGATAAAATGATCATTAATGGAACGAAATTGATCTTTGATCTGCTCGTCCATTCCGCTGGAAGAAGAGTTTCGTGTTTGAGGCGCCAGATTGATTAATGGAGGAAagacagctctgataccattgatGCAGTATGCTTAGCTAATATCAAGATACCAAGACTAGAGAGATGtaaagatagagagagagatagagacttgtagagagagagagagaactgAGAAAATGAATAATGTTTTTCATAACAGCAACTGTCCTCATTACACCAGCTttatacaattctgtagactaGGCCACTAGCCACCACTTACTCATAACAGAATTGTAACTGATTTTGGCGCCTAAAGATACATTTACCATTATACCCTACAACTACATCATCGTCCCAGGTATATACATTGTATCAGAGTAAAAGTatcttttgaaaataatgttatgTTTAAATGACACGTATTTTAGAACTCTTATAAGatatagtttaataaattattttgaattttatttttctaaataaatatttacaatCTAAATTCTTAcggaaatttttttaaaaaattatgaaaaataggtgtgattaaaaaaaatcttcaatCTGTGGCAATAAAAAAAATGGTAAAGAAACAATGGGAGGGGGTGAGTAGTATAATGACTAATGA
Coding sequences:
- the LOC108203287 gene encoding uncharacterized protein LOC108203287; this translates as MDEQIKDQFRSINDHFISIDHRISANESRFDGKLEEILQMMRNLKEVGTGSNANRSESLVTPPGGNVKTLSFTPKVEFPRFDGTGPKNWVKKCAKYFSLCKIPEDQRVDLASLYMFDKAEVWISNYLTTRKQVDWGEFVIDLSARFKDDISHDIVEQFNKLQQYTTLEEYIDDFENLRSLLLQSNHTLPETYVLESFIGGLKPAVKPFVRAFKPVSVADAILYARLQEESLSNTHKTAKLPMSPTIKPISQGFTKENPKPFKFIPAEVRAEKMAKGLCYYCDKKYERGHKCQFKEAQLFTVEIPCDTTTVITEEEVEGMVQEEFSDEPCISVNALMGSNTFNTMRVQGWVQGKPIHILIDSGSTHNFLDIKTAQQLGCRKESIGLQAITVADGNHIACQHVVKNFGWKLGGKFFNAEAMLIELGSCDMVLGIQWLSTLGNINWDFKKLIMEFVIEGQKVKLKGIASQKLKVLKGQPSLKLLQNSTQLCLLQLRQVGVSSNELCQLEKSQETSIPDNTNADIHTKLRELKEQYHDIFKEPDQLPPVRGLFDHRIPLGVGSNPVSIRPYRYPLKQRDIIENIIEEMLQKGIIQQSASPFASPVVLVGK